One window of the Parasphingopyxis algicola genome contains the following:
- a CDS encoding GFA family protein → MPETIKGGCQCGRIRYTATIDDRDAYLCHCRMCQRATGGVSIAFKNLPKASVEWETEPDWYESSPIARRAFCSQCGTPLGFEFPDSDKMDITVGSIDDPFGFVPKHHFGVEGMHQAWLDTRSLNRHRADEYEPIVKRWKEKVGKLPD, encoded by the coding sequence ATGCCTGAGACGATAAAGGGCGGCTGCCAGTGCGGCCGGATACGCTACACGGCCACGATCGACGATCGCGACGCTTATCTGTGTCACTGCCGGATGTGCCAGCGCGCGACGGGCGGCGTATCGATCGCGTTCAAGAACCTGCCCAAGGCGAGCGTCGAGTGGGAAACCGAACCCGACTGGTATGAAAGCTCGCCGATCGCGCGTCGGGCCTTCTGTTCGCAATGCGGGACGCCGCTCGGTTTCGAGTTTCCCGACAGCGACAAGATGGACATCACGGTCGGATCGATCGACGATCCTTTCGGGTTCGTTCCGAAACATCATTTCGGCGTCGAGGGTATGCATCAGGCCTGGTTGGATACGCGCAGCCTGAACCGCCACCGGGCGGACGAATACGAACCGATCGTCAAACGCTGGAAGGAAAAAGTTGGCAAACTCCCCGATTGA
- a CDS encoding alpha/beta fold hydrolase: protein MANSPIDPPVHCFSSQDGYRLAYREMGDGRPLVLLHGFFSNAVTNWIRYGHAETIAANGYRLIMPDLRAHGDSAKPHDPAAYPADILARDGLALVTHLGLTDYDLGGYSLGARTVVRMHVLGARPARLIISGMGLSGLTSLASRADHFRHVLTDLGNHPKHSPEWMAEAFLKTTKGDPEALLQVLNVFTNTPEAAIRAIAVPTLILAGEEDRDNGSHEDLAALIPNADHREVPGGHMSCIVKPEFGAALADWLGKPA from the coding sequence TTGGCAAACTCCCCGATTGATCCGCCGGTCCATTGCTTCAGCAGTCAGGACGGCTACCGGCTGGCCTATCGGGAAATGGGCGACGGGCGGCCGCTCGTCCTCCTGCATGGCTTTTTCTCCAACGCCGTCACCAACTGGATCCGCTACGGCCATGCCGAGACGATCGCGGCCAACGGCTATCGCCTGATCATGCCGGACCTGCGCGCGCATGGCGACAGCGCAAAACCGCACGATCCGGCAGCCTATCCGGCGGACATATTGGCGCGGGACGGACTGGCGCTGGTCACGCATCTCGGGCTGACCGACTATGATCTCGGCGGCTATTCGCTCGGCGCGCGGACGGTCGTCCGAATGCATGTGCTGGGCGCGCGCCCGGCCCGGCTGATCATTTCGGGCATGGGGCTGTCTGGCCTCACGAGCCTCGCGAGCCGGGCCGATCATTTCCGGCATGTCCTGACCGATCTCGGCAACCATCCCAAACATTCGCCCGAATGGATGGCCGAAGCGTTCCTGAAGACGACCAAGGGCGATCCCGAGGCGCTGCTGCAGGTCCTCAACGTTTTCACCAACACGCCGGAAGCGGCGATCCGGGCGATCGCGGTGCCGACGCTCATTCTCGCCGGCGAGGAAGATCGGGACAATGGCAGCCATGAAGATCTCGCGGCGCTGATCCCCAATGCCGATCACCGCGAAGTGCCGGGCGGCCATATGAGCTGCATCGTGAAACCCGAATTCGGCGCGGCGCTCGCCGACTGGCTTGGCAAACCCGCCTAG
- a CDS encoding 2-hydroxychromene-2-carboxylate isomerase, which produces MTLHADLYWSFRSPYSYLATRRYRALTESHDIDIALRPVYPLAIREPDFFERNHPNWLRYTLVDVMRLSQFLKIPMAPPRPDPIVQDMATRKIAEDQPYAYRLTRLGQAAARRGKGLAFADEVSQIIWGGTENWHEGDHLKDAAARASLDLAELDAETLAEPDALDAEIAANQEALEAAGHWGVPTLVFEGEPFFGQDRIDVAIWRLKQKGLEER; this is translated from the coding sequence ATGACCCTGCACGCCGATCTCTACTGGTCGTTCCGCAGCCCCTACAGCTATCTGGCGACCCGCCGCTATCGCGCGCTGACCGAGAGCCACGACATCGATATCGCGCTGAGGCCCGTCTATCCGCTCGCGATCCGCGAACCCGATTTCTTCGAACGCAACCATCCCAACTGGCTGCGCTACACCCTGGTCGACGTCATGCGCCTCTCGCAATTTCTGAAGATCCCGATGGCGCCGCCGCGCCCCGATCCGATCGTCCAGGACATGGCGACACGCAAGATCGCCGAGGACCAGCCCTATGCCTATCGGTTGACCCGGCTCGGCCAGGCGGCCGCGCGGCGCGGCAAGGGGCTCGCTTTTGCCGACGAGGTTTCGCAGATTATCTGGGGCGGAACCGAAAACTGGCATGAAGGCGATCATCTGAAGGATGCAGCGGCACGCGCAAGCCTCGATCTGGCCGAACTCGATGCCGAAACGCTAGCCGAGCCGGACGCACTCGACGCCGAGATCGCCGCGAACCAGGAGGCGCTGGAGGCCGCCGGCCATTGGGGCGTGCCGACGCTGGTCTTCGAGGGCGAACCGTTTTTCGGACAGGACCGGATCGATGTCGCAATCTGGCGATTGAAGCAGAAGGGGCTGGAAGAGCGGTGA
- a CDS encoding GFA family protein has protein sequence MSIEGGCLCGAVRYRIETEPMPACYACHCTDCQTQSGSAFGLQMPLFGTMLDVKGELGKGQRQTADGIAVSYWTCAKCAVRIYAENTARPGIVVLRAGTLDESSALVPRAHLWVRSKQPWLVLPEDAILYDTQPETQQEWMTILGLGGADA, from the coding sequence GTGAGCATCGAGGGCGGATGTCTGTGCGGCGCGGTGCGCTATCGCATCGAAACCGAGCCGATGCCCGCTTGCTACGCCTGTCATTGCACCGATTGCCAGACCCAGTCGGGTAGCGCGTTCGGGCTGCAAATGCCGTTGTTCGGGACGATGCTCGATGTGAAAGGCGAACTCGGAAAGGGCCAGCGACAAACGGCCGACGGAATCGCCGTATCCTATTGGACCTGCGCAAAATGCGCGGTCCGCATATATGCCGAGAACACGGCGCGTCCGGGGATTGTCGTGCTCCGCGCGGGGACGCTGGACGAGAGCAGTGCGCTGGTTCCGCGCGCACATTTGTGGGTGAGGAGCAAACAACCCTGGCTGGTTCTGCCCGAGGACGCGATCCTGTACGATACGCAGCCGGAAACGCAGCAGGAATGGATGACGATATTGGGATTGGGAGGCGCTGATGCCTGA
- a CDS encoding M2 family metallopeptidase, which produces MKIFAKIGASALALGAVLAATPALADNHEAPAAERTPEAARAFLDQSMVEMRDLFTISSRAAWVNSTYLNQDTDALNTYFGTLITQMLVRLANQAAEYAEVDGLDYDTSRQLDQLRSGIGMPAPTRDRAAAELNELATALSTAYSTGRATMNGEEINGNEAEARMGTVRDPALLAEMWTSWHNDAADMRDNYSRIVTIANEGATELGYDNVGDLWRSGYDMTPDEFAAMTERLWNETRPLYEELHCYVRAELNEEYGDEVQAENGPIRADLLGNMWAQEWGNIYEIVAPERAGDVGYDLTELLAAADYTPERIVRTGEAFFSSLGFDPLPETFWTRSQITEPRDRNVVCHASAWNIDSVDDLRIKMCTRVNADDFVTVHHELGHNYYQRAYNQQPLIYQNSANDGFHEAIGDMIALSVTPEYLVQVDLLDEADVPGPDRDLGLLLRQAMDKVAFLPFGLLIDRWRWGVFDGSITPDNYNAAWNEMRLRYQGIAPPVERTEANFDPGAKYHVPNSVSYTRYFLARILQFQFYQAACEQVGWEGPLHRCSFYGNEEVGARLNAMLEMGSSRPWPEALEAFTGTREMSAEPLLAYFEPLQTWLQGQNEGRECGW; this is translated from the coding sequence ATGAAAATCTTTGCGAAAATCGGCGCATCCGCGCTCGCGCTCGGCGCTGTCCTCGCCGCCACGCCGGCGCTGGCCGACAATCACGAGGCGCCGGCCGCCGAGCGCACGCCCGAGGCCGCGCGCGCGTTTCTCGATCAGTCGATGGTCGAGATGCGCGATCTCTTCACCATCTCGTCCCGCGCGGCCTGGGTCAATTCGACCTATCTCAACCAGGATACCGACGCGCTGAATACCTATTTCGGTACCCTGATCACGCAGATGCTGGTGCGGCTCGCCAATCAGGCGGCCGAATATGCCGAGGTCGACGGGCTCGATTACGATACCAGCCGCCAGCTCGATCAGCTGCGCTCGGGGATCGGCATGCCGGCGCCGACCCGCGATAGGGCCGCCGCCGAACTCAACGAACTCGCAACGGCGCTGAGCACCGCCTATTCGACCGGCCGGGCGACGATGAACGGAGAGGAAATCAACGGCAACGAGGCTGAGGCCCGGATGGGCACCGTCCGCGATCCCGCGCTGCTCGCCGAGATGTGGACCAGCTGGCACAATGACGCCGCCGATATGCGCGACAATTATTCGCGTATCGTGACCATCGCCAATGAGGGCGCGACCGAGCTCGGCTATGACAATGTCGGCGATCTCTGGCGTTCGGGCTACGACATGACGCCGGACGAGTTCGCCGCCATGACCGAGCGGCTCTGGAACGAGACCCGCCCGCTCTACGAAGAACTGCACTGCTATGTCCGCGCCGAACTCAACGAGGAATATGGCGACGAAGTGCAGGCGGAAAACGGCCCGATCCGCGCCGATCTGCTCGGCAATATGTGGGCGCAGGAATGGGGCAATATCTACGAGATCGTCGCGCCGGAACGGGCGGGCGATGTCGGTTACGACCTGACCGAACTTCTGGCCGCGGCTGACTACACGCCGGAGCGGATCGTCCGGACGGGCGAGGCCTTTTTCAGCTCGCTCGGCTTCGATCCGCTGCCCGAAACCTTCTGGACCCGTTCGCAGATCACCGAACCCCGGGATCGCAACGTCGTCTGCCATGCCAGCGCCTGGAACATCGACAGCGTCGACGATCTGCGCATCAAAATGTGCACGCGCGTCAATGCCGACGATTTCGTCACCGTGCATCACGAGCTGGGGCATAATTACTATCAGCGCGCCTATAACCAGCAGCCGCTGATTTACCAGAACAGCGCGAATGACGGCTTCCACGAGGCGATCGGCGATATGATCGCGCTGAGCGTCACGCCCGAATATCTGGTGCAGGTCGACCTGCTCGACGAGGCCGATGTGCCGGGCCCGGATCGCGATCTCGGCCTGTTGCTCCGCCAGGCGATGGACAAGGTCGCCTTTCTGCCCTTCGGCCTGCTGATCGACCGCTGGCGCTGGGGCGTCTTCGACGGTTCGATCACGCCCGATAATTACAACGCGGCATGGAACGAGATGCGGCTGCGCTATCAGGGCATCGCGCCCCCGGTCGAGCGGACCGAGGCGAATTTCGACCCGGGCGCCAAATATCATGTGCCGAACAGTGTCTCCTACACCCGCTATTTCCTCGCACGGATCCTGCAGTTCCAGTTCTACCAGGCAGCCTGCGAGCAGGTCGGCTGGGAAGGGCCGCTGCATCGCTGCTCCTTCTATGGCAACGAGGAAGTCGGCGCGCGGCTGAACGCGATGCTCGAAATGGGCTCCTCGCGGCCCTGGCCCGAAGCGCTGGAAGCGTTCACCGGGACCCGCGAAATGTCGGCCGAGCCGCTACTCGCCTATTTCGAGCCGCTCCAGACCTGGCTCCAGGGGCAGAATGAAGGCCGGGAATGCGGTTGGTAA